Proteins encoded by one window of Manis pentadactyla isolate mManPen7 chromosome X, mManPen7.hap1, whole genome shotgun sequence:
- the LOC118918341 gene encoding sperm acrosome-associated protein 5-like yields the protein MQTLSAVLVTLTMLMAATVDAKLYECCELAVKMEEASLNGFMGYGVGDWLCTAHYESGFDTSFVDHNPDGNSEYGIFQLNSAWWCDNGVTPTQNLCHIDCHDLLNGHILDYIMCAKQVLSTQNGMKAWNSWSRHCYDHDLSEWIKGCNMHAKTNPKKINS from the exons atgcAGACCCTCAGTGCTGTACTGGTGACTCTGACCATGCTGATGGCTGCCACGGTGGATGCCAAGCTCTATGAATGCTGTGAACTGGCAGTGAAAATGGAGGAGGCAAGCCTCAATGGCTTCATGGGCTATGGCGTTGGAGACT GGCTGTGCACAGCACACTATGAGAGTGGCTTTGACACCTCCTTCGTGGACCACAATCCTGATGGCAATAGTGAATATGGCATTTTCCAGCTGAACTCTGCCTGGTGGTGTGACAATGGTGTTACACCCACCCAGAACCTCTGTCACATTGACTGTCATG aCCTGCTCAATGGCCATATTCTGGATTACATCATGTGTGCCAAGCAGGTGCTATCCACACAGAATGGTATGAAAGCCTG GAATTCTTGGAGCCGACACTGCTATGACCATGATTTATCTGAATGGATCAAGGGATGTAATATGCATGCAAAAACTAACCCAAAGAAAATTAATTCATGA